The genomic segment CAATATACGGAAAATGATGTGTATTGGTGTACAGCAGATATTGGTTGGATTACTGGACACTCATACATTGTTTACGGCCCATTAGCAAACGGAGCAACCACTGTTTTGTTTGAAGGTGTGCCAAGTTATCCAGATTTTGGTCGTTTTTGGGAAGTGATAGAAAAACATAAAATAAATCAATTTTATACAGCACCAACTGCCATTAGAGCCTTGGCAAAACAAGGAACAGAATTGGTAGATAAATACGATTTATCGTCCTTAAAAGTGTTAGGTTCGGTTGGAGAACCTATTAACGAAGAAGCTTGGCACTGGTATAACGATAATGTTGGGAAAAAGAAAAGTCCGATTATTGATACTTGGTGGCAAACAGAAACTGGTGGAATGATGATTACCCCAATTCCTTTTGTAACACCTACAAAACCAACCTATGCAACCTTACCTTTTATCGGGATTCAACCTTGTTTAATGGACGAAAATGGAGACGAATTAAAAGGAAATCAGGTAGATGGACGCTTGTGTATAAAATTTCCTTGGCCAAGTATTGCCAGAACTATTTGGGGAAATCATCAACGATACAAAGAAACCTATTTTTCGGCCTACGAAAACAAATATTTTACGGGCGATGGCGCTCTAAGAGACGAAGTTGGGTATTACAGAATTACGGGTAGAGTAGATGATGTAATTATTGTTTCTGGGCATAATTTAGGAACTGCACCAATTGAAGATGCTATAAACGAGCATCCAGCAGTTGCAGAATCTGCAATTGTAGGTTTTCCACACGATATTAAAGGAAGCGCTTTGTATGGTTATGTTATTTTAAAGGATACAGGAGAAAGCAGAGACCAAACGAATTTACGAAACGAAATCAATCAGATAATTACAGAACATATTGGGCCAATTGCGAAGTTAGATAAAATTCAATTTTCGGAAGGATTGCCAAAAACACGTTCAGGAAAAATTATGAGACGTATTTTACGTAAAATAGCATCCAATGAAATAGAAAACTTAGGAGATACAAGTACGTTGTTAAATCCAGAAGTAGTGCAGAATATTATTGATAATAGATTGTAGATGAGAACTTAAAGGTAGAGTTGCTCAGAGTTTTTCGCAGAGATACGCAAAGTTGTATTTTTTTTTGACATAGATTTCACGGATTTTCGCTACTCGCTTTTTATTACCTAAGGGCAATAAAAGGGCTCAAACAGATAGCTGTCTTGATCGCAGTCGAAAGGCTCTGTATTTAGTACTCTTACTGAATCTTAATAAAATTAGGTTTTTAACACAGGTTATTTCGACCTTGTGAAGAAATCTCAGGAATTAATTTAAAAATGGAAATTTCTAGACTTCACTATGTTTCGCTCGATATTTTGTTTATATTACTTTGTAATTATCGAATTTAAAACTCAACTTTATCAAGAAATAAGAACAAACTAAATAATGAAAAAACTAATTTTACTTCTAATTATCTCATTTGTAGTTTCTTGTAAAAAAGATTCCAAAAAAGTAACAAAAAAAGAAGAAATACCAACTATTAAAAAAGAACATTTTCCAGACCAATTAAGTAAAGTTTTCGATGCACATGGAGGAATTAAAGCGTGGAGAAATGCCAAAGTTTTATCTTTTAATAAAGACGAAGAAGTACATACAACAGATTTAGAAACAAGGCACATTGTAATAAATTCGCCAACATATTCCTTAGGTTACAATGGAAAAGAAGTTTGGTTAGATGAAACAAAAGAAGGTGCTTACAAAGGAAATAAAGATTTTTATTACAATTTATTTTTCTACTTTTATGCAATGCCATTTGTTTTAGCCGACGACGGAATTACGTACGAAAAAGCAGATGAGATTACTTTCGAAGGAACCAATTATCCAGGTTATAAAATTTCTTATAATGCAGATAAAGGAACTTCGCCAGACGATAATTATATTATTTATTACAATCCAAAAACGTATCAAATGGAATGGTTGGCATATACAGTTACTTTCAATTCTAAAGAACCAAGTGATAAATACAATCTAATTCGTTATAATTCTTGGGAAAACGTAAACGGATTATTATTACCAAAAGCAATTACATGGTACAAAAAAGACGAAAAAGGAATGCCAACAGAACCAGCAAAACCTGCAATGGAGTTTACTTTGCCACTGGTAAGTCAAGGAAAATTAGCGGATTCGTTTTTTGATAAACCAGTTAGTAAGTAGGTAGTGTTCAGTTGGTAGTGTTCAGTCTTCAGTAGGCATTGTTCAGTTATCAACTTTGCGATTTTGCGAAAGAAAAAAGTCATTGGTTTTACGACAAAGCTTTAATAATCTCATCATAAACAGAAACATAATACTCATGAAACCTCGGAAGCAAAACGTTTTCGAGGTTTTTTGTATTTTTTAAAACAGTTAAATCAAATAATTGCAAACCTGCAACTTCTTCAGCTTGCATTTTTAATTTTTCCACAGGCACTTTTAATTCAACAATAAAAACATGATGAAACTCGTTATCTTGAATTCCGTTTTTGTGCGAAATATTTTGAATTGTAGTTCCAATTTTAATGAATTCTTTTTCTTTTAGTTCTAAACCAATTTCTTCGAAAACCTCTCTTTTAGCCGCAGATAAAACAGATTCTCCTGCTCCAATATGTCCAGCAACAGAAATATCCCATAAACCTGGAAATACTTCTTTTGTAAAAGCTCTTTTTTGAAGTAAGATTTTTTTGTTTGCAGTAAATAACCAAATATGCACAGTTGCGTGAAACCAACCATTTTTATGCGCTTCCGATTTTAGGGCGGTTTTACCTGTTGGTTTTCCTTCGGGTGTTATAATGTCTATTAGTTCGTCCATTTTTTTTAGATACAGATTTTCACAGATAAAATGGTTTGCGAATATTTGTGAAAGTATGTTGTTCTTTAGTTTGTTATTGTTAAATTAATTGTTGAAAGCCCCTTCAGGTTTTTAAAACCAGATGGGTCTAAACTCTATTTTAAATTTTTTCAACACAAAGATTCGTAAAAATCTGTGTCAACTTTTTTTTCAACAGTAAAAATTAGAGAAATTCGTTTTTAAATTTTATCTCTATAATTTTCTGTGCAATAACCTATTCGAAATAAGAAAAAGTTTCGCCATCTTTAATCTTCAATAACGTTTCATAAATCATTTTAATTACATTTTCTACATCATCTTTATGCACCATTTCTACAGTTGTGTGCATGTATCTTAAAGGTAAAGAAATTAATGCAGAGGCAACACCACCATTACTATATGCAAAAGCATCAGTATCTGTTCCTGTAGCTCTCGATAAAGCAGAGCGTTGAAAAGGAATGTTTTTTTCCTCGGCAGTTTCTGTAATTAAATCACGTAATTTTTGTTGTACAGCAGGTGCATAAGCAACCACTGGTCCTTTTCCGATTTCTAAATGTCCTGCTTTTTTTTGCTCGATCATTGGAGTAGTAGTATCATGCGTTACATCTGTTACAATTGCTACATTTGGTTTAATTCTTTGGGTAATCATTTCTGCACCTTTTAAACCAATTTCTTCTTGTACAGAGTTTGTAATATACAATCCGAAAGGTAATTTTTTCTTGTTTTCTTTCAATAAACGCGCAACTTCAGCAATCATAAAACCACCCATTCTGTTGTCTAAAGCACGACAAACAAACTTATCGCCATTTAATATATGGAAAGTATCTGGATACGTAATTACACAACCCACATGAATTCCTAAAGCTTCTACTTCTTCTTTTGTTGCACAACCAGTATCAATAAAAATATTATCTGGTTTTGGTGCTTCTTCTTTCGATTTGTCTCTGGTATGAATTGCTGGCCAACCAAAAATACCTTTTACAATGCCTTTTTTGGTATGAATATCTACAATTTTACTTGGTGCAATTTGGTGGTCTGAACCTCCATTTCTAATCACATAAATTAAACCATTATCAGAAATATAGTTTACATACCAAGAAATCTCATCTGCATGCCCTTCTATAACAACTTTGTATTTTGCATCTGGGTTTATTACACCCACAGCAGAACCATAGGTGTCTGTAATAAATTCATCTACATAAGGTTTTAGATATTCCATCCAAATTTTTTGCCCTTCCCATTCGTAACCAGTTGGAGCTGCATTGTTTAAGTATTTTTCTAAAAATGTAAGGGATTTTTTATTTAATATTGATTTTTTTGCCATAATATCTTTCTATTTTTTGTAAAAATAAAACGTTTTTTTGATTTCAATTCAAATAAAATTTAAAAAATTGTAACAAATGTTGTTAATTGCATACTAATGCAACAAGTAAAACAAATCTAAAACTAAGAGAATGAAATTAGTAATAAAAAACTTAACAAAGACTTATAAAAACGGCGTAAAAGCAATAGATAATTTAAGTATTGAAATTGGTACAGGAATGTTTGGTTTATTAGGGCCAAATGGTGCTGGGAAATCTTCTTTAATGCGAACAATTGCAACTTTGCAAAGCCCAGATTCTGGTTCCATTACTTTTGGAGATATTAATGTTCTAGAAGATAATATGTCTTTAAGAAAGGTTTTAGGTTATTTACCACAATCTTTTGGAGTATATCCAAAAATGTCGGCAGAAGATTTGTTAGATTATTTTGCAACTTTAAAAGGAGTTTCTAATAATGATGAAAGAAAAGCTATTGTAAAAGAAGTTTTAGAAATTACGAATTTATACGATGTAAGAAGAAAACACGTTGCAGGTTATTCTGGAGGAATGAAACAACGTTTTGGAATTGCACAATTGCTATTAAACAACCCTAAATTAATTATTGTAGACGAACCAACTGCTGGTTTAGATCCTGCAGAAAGACATCGTTTTTTAAACGTTTTACGTGAAGTTGGTACGAATTGTACAGTAATTTTTTCGACACACATTGTAGAAGATGTAAAGGAATTATGTAATGAAATGGCAATTTTAAACGGAGGAAAAATTTTAAAACATACAACTCCATTAGAAGCTACGCAAGAATTGGAAGGCTCAATTTGGACGAAAATAATTCAAAGAGAAGATTTAGATGCAGCAGAGGCAAGTTTTAATATTTTATCTTCGAATTACAATCAAGATAATACCTTAAACATAAGAGTACATGCTTTAGAAAAACCTTCAGAAGAATTTGTGGCTACGAAACCACAATTAGATGATGTTTATTTTATTGCTTTAAAACAAGATGAACCTGTTTTAGCTTAAAGTTCAATACTCGAAATTTTAGATACTAAACATTTAAATATTTATACAATTACACATTTCATATGTTTTCAACAATATTCAAACAAGAATTAAAATACTGGTTTAATAGACCCGTAACTTATATTTACGCTGTAATTTTCTTTTTAATAGCTGTATTTTTATCTGCAAGTTCCGCAGGAATTTTCGATAATTTAACAGTTACAACAGGTTCTTCGAAAATAGTAAATTCTCCAATGGCAATAAATGGACTATTTAATACAATGGCTGTTCTATTATTTTTCTTATTTCCATCTATAATTGGTGTTGCGGTTTATAGAGATTACAAAAGCAATATGCATTCCATTTTATATTCCTATCCGTTTTCGAAATTTAATTATTTATCAGCAAAATTTTTAAGTGCATTTACAATTGTATTACTAATTATTTTAATGGCAGGATTCGGTTTGTTTATTGGTTTTCGATTGCCAGGAACGAACCAGGAATTGGTAAATGCTTTTAATTTTTCTGCCTATGCACATGCCTATTTGGTGTATATTATTCCTAATGTTTTGCTGTTTGGAATTATTATTTTTGGAGTGGTAACTTTTACAAGAAATATTGCTGCTGGTTTTATAACAGTGGTTTTGTTACTATTTGTACAATCTATTGCAGAAAGTTTTCTATCAAACCCAGACCACCGTTTTTGGAGTGCTCTTTTCGACCCATTTGGAGGTCAAGCAGCGAGTTATTATACGCGCTATTGGACAGTTGCAGAACAAAACGAATTAATGCCACCATTAAAAGGTGTAATTATTTACAACAGGTTATTGTGGTTAGGAGTTGCTAGTTTAGTAATGTTGGGGGTATATAAGCTATTTTCGTTTAGCCAGAATGCATTTACTTTTAGCTTAAATAAGAAAAAAGGCGAAAGGTCTATAAAACAAAACTTTGGAGGTATTACTAGAATTAACCTACCGAAAGCAACTTACGATTATTCTTTTTGGAATGATGTAAAAATTACTTGGAAGCTTTCAAATATAGATTTTAAATATATTGTAAAAAGTTGGCCATTTATAGCTATTTTGTTAGTTGGTTTAATTTCCATAATAATAATTGCAAATACTGCTGGTGAAATTTTTGATACAAAAACATTACCAACAACTTGGCAAATGCTACTCTTACCTGGAGGAACATTTACGTTTTTTATTAATTTATTAACTTTTCTATACGCAGGAATGCTTATTAGAAGAGGAGAAACTGCAAGAGTAAATCATTTAGTAGATGTAACTCCTGTAAAAAATTGGACACTTTTACTTTCTAAATTTGTTGCCATATTAAAAATGCAAGTGGTTTTATTATCAGTAATAATGGTTGCTGGAATGGTTTTCCAGACTTATAAAGGCTATTATAATTTTGAAGTTGGCCATTATTTATTTGAATTGTACGCTTTAATGTTTATTCATTTTGCAATTTGGGCTTTATTGGCAATGTTTGTTCAAACCATTGTAAAGAACCAGTATTTAGGCTTATTTGTTTTATTAATATTATTAATAGGAATTCCGCTATTGTCTTTGGCAGGAATAGAGCAAATTGTATTTAAATACAACCAAGCACCAGGTTATAGCTATTCAGATATGAATGGTTATGGAGCCGCATTTAGTAAATATTTTACCTATAAAACCTATTGGTTTGTTGGTGGAATTGTATTGTTAATGTTAGCTAAATTATTTTGGACGAGAGGAGTTCCGAATTCATTTGCAGAGCGTTTAAGAATAGCGAGGAAAAGAGCAAATGGAAAAATAACAGCAGTTATTGTTATTTTATCGTTGGTGTTTTTGGCTATTGGAGGTAGAATTTATTACGAAACCAATTACTTAAACGAAAGTGTTTCCTCAAAAGAAGTAGAAAAATTAAGGGTAAAATGGGAGAAAACCTATAAAAAGTTCGAAAATCGTGCACAGCCAAGAATTGTTGCTGTAAATGTAGATATGAATATTTTTCCGAAAACGAGAGATTTTACATCATCTGGAACTTATAAAATGATTAATAAAACCAATGAGGTTATCGATAGTATTTTCTTGAGCTATAACGAATATCCAAGTACATTTACTTTCGATAGAGAAAATGATTTAGTTTCAAAAGATACTGTTTATAATTTCGATATTTATCAGCTTAAAGAACCATTACAACCAGGAGATAGTGTAACTCTTTCCTTTAAGGTTAAAAATGAAGAAAACACATTTTTAACTAGTAAATCTCCAGTAAGAGAAAATGGAACATTTGTTAATAATACAGCCTTGTTTCCATCTTTAGGATACTCTTCTGAAAGAGAATTGTCTGACGATCAAACAAGAAAAAAATACAATTTACCACCAAATAAATTAAAACCAGAACCAACAGATTCTACAGCTTTGGGAAACACCTATATTTCTAGAGATGCAGATTGGATAGATTTTGAAGCAACAGTTTCAACCGCGAAAGATCAAATTGCCATTGCACCAGGATATCTTCAAAAAGAATGGATGGAAGGAGATAGAAGATATTTCCACTATAAAATGGATAGTAAAATATTAAATTTCTATGCTTTTAATTCTGCCAGATATGAAATTAAAAAAGAAATGTGGAATGGAATTAGTTTAGAAATCTATTACCACAAACCACATACATATAATTTAGATAGAATGATGAAAGGAATGAAAGCTTCTTTAGATTATAACACGAAGAACTTTAGCCCTTATCAACATAAACAAGTAAGAATTATAGAGTTTCCAAGAACAGGAGGAAGTTTTGCGCAATCATTTCCAAACACAATTCCATTTTCGGAAGGTGTAGGTTTTATTGCAGATGTAGATGATACAAAAGATGGAGGTGTAGATTATCCTTTTGCAATTACAGTACATGAATTGGCACATCAGTGGTTTGCGCATCAAGTAATTGGAGCAGATGTTTTAGGAGCAACTTTAACATCGGAAAGTATGTCGGAATATGTTTCTTTAAAAGTATTAGAACACCAACAAGGAAAAACAAAAATGCGTAAGTTTTTAAAAGATGCATTAGATGGTTACTTAATGGGAAGAACTTTCGAATCTAAAAGAGAAAAACCTTTAATGTATAACGATGGTCAAGGATATATCCATTACCAAAAAGGGTCTATGGTTTTATACGCAATAAGCGATTATATTGGCGAAGAAAACTTTAATGGAGCAATTAAAAAATACGTAAATAAAGTAAAGTTTCAAGAGCCACCTTACACAACCTCCATAGAAATGGTCGATTTTATTAGAAAAGCAACACCAGATTCTTTACAATATGTAATTAAAGACATGTTCGAAACCATTACTTTATATAAAAATAGAATTGTAAACGTAGCTTCTACAGAACTAGAAAACGGAAAGTATAAGGTAGATATCGAATTTGAAGTTTCTAAATATAGAAATAACGAAAAAGGAAAACGTTATTATAGTGATAATAAAAAAGATTCTATTTCCTATACTAAAGAAGGTTCTAAAAAACCTATTTATTCGGTTCCTTTGGCAGATTATATAGATATTGGTATTTTTACAGAAGAAGAAATTGATGGTGAAAAGGAAGAAAAACAATTGTACTTTAAAAAGCATAAGATTACTCAAATTAATAATAAAATTACCATTATTGTAGATAAGAAACCAACAGAAGTTGGTGTAGATCCTTACAACAAATTAATCGACACAAAATCTAACGATAATAGAAGGAAATTATAAACAGACAAAAACAACTATAATTAAACATGACAAAAAAAAATAGAATAGCAGCTGTTTCCTTACTCTTTATAGTAGTTGTTATTTTTCATTTATATGGACTTTTACAGAACAATACATTAGCATTTTTTACAAAACCATTTTTAATGATAACTTTAGTTATTATTTACTTGGTATCTGTTAAAAAGCCTAATTTTTGGTATGTTTCTGCTTTATTCTTTTCTTTTTGGGGCGATGTTTTCTTGCTTTTTAAACAAGAGTTCTTTCTTTTTGGTTTGGCATCTTTTCTGTTTGCACATCTCTTATTTATAAAAATTTCAGCAAGGTTTTTAAAGAAAATTAAACCTCAGAAAATACGAATAGTTTCAATACCATTTGTAATTATTTTTATAAGTCTATTATGGCTTTTAATAGATAACTTAGGCGATTTTTTAATTCCAGTAATTGTTTATGGAATTACCATTTCTACTTTTGGAGCTGTTACTCTTTTAAACTATGTGCAAGAAAAAAGTACAGAAAACCTATGGTTGTTTTTAGGAGCATTTATTTTTATAATATCAGACAGTGTTTTGGCAATTAACAAGTTTTACGAAGCCAAAGAAATATATGGTATTATAATAATGGTAACCTATATTGTAGCTCAATATTTAATATGTAAGGCTTTAATAGCGAAAGAATCTTAAAGAAAACTACCCATAAGCAGTAACAAAAAAAGCAACTACTTTTGTAGTTGCTTTTTTAGATAGGGGTAAACTTCTATATCTTTTAACTATTGTTGTTAGGGCAACTCAAGTAAAATTTTCTATTTACCAGTTAGGGGTTATTGTGTTTTTAATATGTTTATTTCTAACACGTTGCAATTATAGTGAAAAAAATGTTAAAAAATAGATTAAAAGAAAAATAATGTGTTTTATTTTAATTAGATTTTAAATTTAAAATCTAAAGCCCAAAAAATAATTGAACTTAACTCTAGCAAAGAGAAGAGGTTTTTAGCAGTCTAATTTCAAAAAAAAAATAGTTGAAACTCTTACCCAAAAAAAGGAATATTCTTTCTTTTAATATAAAGAACAGTAAAAGCTACAAATAAAGATAAACACGCAGCAGCAAACAATAAACCACCATCGTTATTATGGGAGATACCAAGAATAGTTAAATGAGAAAAAATAGCTCCACTCATTAAACCAACAATCATAATGGCTCCTAACCAGATTGCTTTAGGAATAAAAAAAAGAATACAAGCAATTAGTTCTAAAACACCAGTTCCAATTCTTAGATAAGCTTCATTTTTACCTGCTAATTTTGTAAATAAAACAACACTTTCTTCTGCACCCGAAAATTTATAAAAAAGTGTTTGTAATATAATTACAGATATAATTATTTTAAAAATGAAGATACTTTTATAAACCATGTCGATTATTTTTTTTTTTAGACGAATTATTCATTTTAAGCTTACTTCATTCATAAAAAAAGTAACTTTGCAAGAAACCTTAAAAATGAAAAATTTTATTTACTTTATTTTTTTCTGTATTGCTTTTGCTGGCTGCAAGAAAGAACCTCAAACAAAACTTCAATTTTTAGATGAATATATTTTACAGGATTCAACGTATATAAAAAATACTTTAATAGGAGGGCTGTCTGGAATAGATTACGCAAACGGATTTTATTATTTTGTGGTAGATGATGCAAAAAAACCAAGATTTTTAAAAACAAAAATAATTGTTGAAGAAAATAAAATTAAAAAGATAGCAGTTAAAGATGTTGTGTTTTTAAAAGATTCCACAACTACTTTTTATACTGAAAACCATTTAGATTTAGAATCTATTTTTGTGGATGAAATTACCAATGAAGTCAATTTTGTAAGTGAAGGTTCTGTACACTATAAAAAAACACCTTCCGTTTTTAAAACTGACTTAAAAGGTAATTTTGTTGAAAGTTTTTCGCTTCCCAAAACATTGGAAAACGAACAAAATATGCATCATAATGCCACTTTTGAAGCTTCTTCCAAAAGTTTCGATAAAAAAGGTTTTTGGGTAGCTATGGAAGGTGTTTTAAAATCGGATGGAGTAGAGCCAACATTTACAAAAACCAATTCTCCTATTAGAATTACTTATTTCGATAAAAAAACAAATAAAGCGACAAAACAATTTGCTTATCAATTAGAATACATAACAAAGCCAGCCAAAGGAAATTTAAACTTAAATGGAGTTACTGCGATTTTAGAATACGAAGAAAATTGTTTTTTTGTTATAGAAAGAACCTACCAAAGTGGTTATGGGAGTTATGGAAACATTATTCGAATTTTCGATGCTCAAATTGAAGAAAATTCAACAAATAGTATAGCAATAGATTCATTAAGCAATACAGCATTTTTACCTCTTAAAAAACGATTACTATTTAATTTTGAAGATGTAAAAGACAAATTAACAGATGGAATTATAGATAATATAGAAGGTATTACATTTGGCCCCAAATTAGCCAATGGAAATAAATCACTTATTTTGGTTTCCGACGATAATTTTCAAGCGTATGGAAAACAATTAAATCAATTTATTCTGTTAGAAATTACCCACAAATAATTCTTATTTTTACAACCTTTAGAATTAATATTTTCGAATGAGATTTACCAAACTAAAACACAATATTCTTCAAACAAAGTTCGACAAAGCTTTGCAGAAATCTACTGATAATAGAATGGTTTCTCAAAAGAAAATTCAGTCTGTAGGCATTTTAACTTCAGAAGAAATTTTTTCGAAACTAGATATTACATCGATTATAGAAGAGGTTTTAGA from the Polaribacter cellanae genome contains:
- a CDS encoding lysoplasmalogenase, with the translated sequence MTKKNRIAAVSLLFIVVVIFHLYGLLQNNTLAFFTKPFLMITLVIIYLVSVKKPNFWYVSALFFSFWGDVFLLFKQEFFLFGLASFLFAHLLFIKISARFLKKIKPQKIRIVSIPFVIIFISLLWLLIDNLGDFLIPVIVYGITISTFGAVTLLNYVQEKSTENLWLFLGAFIFIISDSVLAINKFYEAKEIYGIIIMVTYIVAQYLICKALIAKES
- the acs gene encoding acetate--CoA ligase codes for the protein MSNYHIKHLEEYYQVYRKSIREPENFWEEVAEEHFLWRKKWDKVLDWDFSKPEIKWFEGAKLNITENCIDRHLATRGDKTAILFEPNNPKEPAEHITYRQLHKRVNQFANVLKENGVKKGDRVCIYVPMIPELAISVLACARIGAIHSVVFAGFSSTALATRINDSDCKMVITADGSYRGKKTIDLKGIVDEALESCAGVKNVLVAKRIHSDIHMEEGRDKWLQPLLDEASTECTSEVMDAEDPLFILYTSGSTGKPKGMVHTTGGYMVYTAYTFKNAFQYTENDVYWCTADIGWITGHSYIVYGPLANGATTVLFEGVPSYPDFGRFWEVIEKHKINQFYTAPTAIRALAKQGTELVDKYDLSSLKVLGSVGEPINEEAWHWYNDNVGKKKSPIIDTWWQTETGGMMITPIPFVTPTKPTYATLPFIGIQPCLMDENGDELKGNQVDGRLCIKFPWPSIARTIWGNHQRYKETYFSAYENKYFTGDGALRDEVGYYRITGRVDDVIIVSGHNLGTAPIEDAINEHPAVAESAIVGFPHDIKGSALYGYVILKDTGESRDQTNLRNEINQIITEHIGPIAKLDKIQFSEGLPKTRSGKIMRRILRKIASNEIENLGDTSTLLNPEVVQNIIDNRL
- a CDS encoding ABC transporter permease/M1 family aminopeptidase, which translates into the protein MFSTIFKQELKYWFNRPVTYIYAVIFFLIAVFLSASSAGIFDNLTVTTGSSKIVNSPMAINGLFNTMAVLLFFLFPSIIGVAVYRDYKSNMHSILYSYPFSKFNYLSAKFLSAFTIVLLIILMAGFGLFIGFRLPGTNQELVNAFNFSAYAHAYLVYIIPNVLLFGIIIFGVVTFTRNIAAGFITVVLLLFVQSIAESFLSNPDHRFWSALFDPFGGQAASYYTRYWTVAEQNELMPPLKGVIIYNRLLWLGVASLVMLGVYKLFSFSQNAFTFSLNKKKGERSIKQNFGGITRINLPKATYDYSFWNDVKITWKLSNIDFKYIVKSWPFIAILLVGLISIIIIANTAGEIFDTKTLPTTWQMLLLPGGTFTFFINLLTFLYAGMLIRRGETARVNHLVDVTPVKNWTLLLSKFVAILKMQVVLLSVIMVAGMVFQTYKGYYNFEVGHYLFELYALMFIHFAIWALLAMFVQTIVKNQYLGLFVLLILLIGIPLLSLAGIEQIVFKYNQAPGYSYSDMNGYGAAFSKYFTYKTYWFVGGIVLLMLAKLFWTRGVPNSFAERLRIARKRANGKITAVIVILSLVFLAIGGRIYYETNYLNESVSSKEVEKLRVKWEKTYKKFENRAQPRIVAVNVDMNIFPKTRDFTSSGTYKMINKTNEVIDSIFLSYNEYPSTFTFDRENDLVSKDTVYNFDIYQLKEPLQPGDSVTLSFKVKNEENTFLTSKSPVRENGTFVNNTALFPSLGYSSERELSDDQTRKKYNLPPNKLKPEPTDSTALGNTYISRDADWIDFEATVSTAKDQIAIAPGYLQKEWMEGDRRYFHYKMDSKILNFYAFNSARYEIKKEMWNGISLEIYYHKPHTYNLDRMMKGMKASLDYNTKNFSPYQHKQVRIIEFPRTGGSFAQSFPNTIPFSEGVGFIADVDDTKDGGVDYPFAITVHELAHQWFAHQVIGADVLGATLTSESMSEYVSLKVLEHQQGKTKMRKFLKDALDGYLMGRTFESKREKPLMYNDGQGYIHYQKGSMVLYAISDYIGEENFNGAIKKYVNKVKFQEPPYTTSIEMVDFIRKATPDSLQYVIKDMFETITLYKNRIVNVASTELENGKYKVDIEFEVSKYRNNEKGKRYYSDNKKDSISYTKEGSKKPIYSVPLADYIDIGIFTEEEIDGEKEEKQLYFKKHKITQINNKITIIVDKKPTEVGVDPYNKLIDTKSNDNRRKL
- a CDS encoding esterase-like activity of phytase family protein; the protein is MKNFIYFIFFCIAFAGCKKEPQTKLQFLDEYILQDSTYIKNTLIGGLSGIDYANGFYYFVVDDAKKPRFLKTKIIVEENKIKKIAVKDVVFLKDSTTTFYTENHLDLESIFVDEITNEVNFVSEGSVHYKKTPSVFKTDLKGNFVESFSLPKTLENEQNMHHNATFEASSKSFDKKGFWVAMEGVLKSDGVEPTFTKTNSPIRITYFDKKTNKATKQFAYQLEYITKPAKGNLNLNGVTAILEYEENCFFVIERTYQSGYGSYGNIIRIFDAQIEENSTNSIAIDSLSNTAFLPLKKRLLFNFEDVKDKLTDGIIDNIEGITFGPKLANGNKSLILVSDDNFQAYGKQLNQFILLEITHK
- a CDS encoding NUDIX hydrolase encodes the protein MDELIDIITPEGKPTGKTALKSEAHKNGWFHATVHIWLFTANKKILLQKRAFTKEVFPGLWDISVAGHIGAGESVLSAAKREVFEEIGLELKEKEFIKIGTTIQNISHKNGIQDNEFHHVFIVELKVPVEKLKMQAEEVAGLQLFDLTVLKNTKNLENVLLPRFHEYYVSVYDEIIKALS
- a CDS encoding ATP-binding cassette domain-containing protein: MKLVIKNLTKTYKNGVKAIDNLSIEIGTGMFGLLGPNGAGKSSLMRTIATLQSPDSGSITFGDINVLEDNMSLRKVLGYLPQSFGVYPKMSAEDLLDYFATLKGVSNNDERKAIVKEVLEITNLYDVRRKHVAGYSGGMKQRFGIAQLLLNNPKLIIVDEPTAGLDPAERHRFLNVLREVGTNCTVIFSTHIVEDVKELCNEMAILNGGKILKHTTPLEATQELEGSIWTKIIQREDLDAAEASFNILSSNYNQDNTLNIRVHALEKPSEEFVATKPQLDDVYFIALKQDEPVLA
- a CDS encoding DUF6503 family protein, with amino-acid sequence MKKLILLLIISFVVSCKKDSKKVTKKEEIPTIKKEHFPDQLSKVFDAHGGIKAWRNAKVLSFNKDEEVHTTDLETRHIVINSPTYSLGYNGKEVWLDETKEGAYKGNKDFYYNLFFYFYAMPFVLADDGITYEKADEITFEGTNYPGYKISYNADKGTSPDDNYIIYYNPKTYQMEWLAYTVTFNSKEPSDKYNLIRYNSWENVNGLLLPKAITWYKKDEKGMPTEPAKPAMEFTLPLVSQGKLADSFFDKPVSK
- a CDS encoding M42 family metallopeptidase, whose amino-acid sequence is MAKKSILNKKSLTFLEKYLNNAAPTGYEWEGQKIWMEYLKPYVDEFITDTYGSAVGVINPDAKYKVVIEGHADEISWYVNYISDNGLIYVIRNGGSDHQIAPSKIVDIHTKKGIVKGIFGWPAIHTRDKSKEEAPKPDNIFIDTGCATKEEVEALGIHVGCVITYPDTFHILNGDKFVCRALDNRMGGFMIAEVARLLKENKKKLPFGLYITNSVQEEIGLKGAEMITQRIKPNVAIVTDVTHDTTTPMIEQKKAGHLEIGKGPVVAYAPAVQQKLRDLITETAEEKNIPFQRSALSRATGTDTDAFAYSNGGVASALISLPLRYMHTTVEMVHKDDVENVIKMIYETLLKIKDGETFSYFE
- a CDS encoding DoxX family protein, whose amino-acid sequence is MVYKSIFIFKIIISVIILQTLFYKFSGAEESVVLFTKLAGKNEAYLRIGTGVLELIACILFFIPKAIWLGAIMIVGLMSGAIFSHLTILGISHNNDGGLLFAAACLSLFVAFTVLYIKRKNIPFFG